From the genome of Candidatus Binatia bacterium:
AGAGCGCAGATGATCTTGGCCGCGTCGAAATACGGCAGGCGAACCGTCTCCGCGATCGACTTCACGCTGCGCGCGCCGTTGACCCGGCTTAGAACTCTCCACTGCTCCGGCGACAGAGTGACCGGCGCGGAGCGACGATCTCCCTCGGCTATGCGAAATACCGAGTTCTCATTCGGAACCACTCCCTGGATCCGCTCCATTTCCTGCGACACCGTCGTCAGCTCCGACAGGAGGTCCGCGGTCGATCGGCCGACTGTTTTTCGTGGAACGGGGGCATCCTTGACCAGAACGAAATTGCCCTCCGTCCAGCTCAGCGGATAAAAAAAGGCCTTTTCTCCCTCACCCAAAGGAGATGCGGCATGGATGGCCTCTCCTTTGTCGAAATAAATCTCCACCGTTTCCCTGCCTCGAGAAAGCTTTAAGAGGCCGGTCTTCTTAGCCAGGATACATAGTTGAAGAACGTCGCTCTGGCTGATTTGTGAGAAGGCGCCTTGCATGGTCTCCTCCTGTTATGCCGTGACTCGCGCTGAGGCCCGGTGATTACAAATCCATTTCCTTCGCCACCGATTGGAAGACGAACGCGAAAAGGAAAGCCACGATAATTCCCAAAACCACGATCCAAACCATCACAACAACCACATGGCGACGTAAAAGATAGCGACGTACAAAACTGTCGCCGCTAAAGCCCAGGCCAGCGTGTCGACAGCGACCGGCAGCCAGGTTTTGCCGCGCACGGCGAAGCTCCACGGCCCGCCCTTGGCAAGAATGTTTCTCAACACACCTTCCCCCCTCTTAAAGGTGTAAAATGTAGGGCGCGAAACAACAATGAGGGGAATACCTGATTCCTGAGTGGAAAATCACTGAAAAGACGGCGGGCTGATGGTAGATGGTAGATGGAATTTTTTCAGTATCAATCAGAATGGAGGGCGACGCGATTCCCTTCGCTGTCCATCACAATCGCCCGGTGCCCGTAAGGCCCGATCTGATGTTTCGGTTGAACGATTTTGCCGCCATTCTTCTCGACGGCGGCGATCGCCTCATCCAACCGGCCGTTGGCGTTTAGA
Proteins encoded in this window:
- a CDS encoding DUF4388 domain-containing protein, producing MQGAFSQISQSDVLQLCILAKKTGLLKLSRGRETVEIYFDKGEAIHAASPLGEGEKAFFYPLSWTEGNFVLVKDAPVPRKTVGRSTADLLSELTTVSQEMERIQGVVPNENSVFRIAEGDRRSAPVTLSPEQWRVLSRVNGARSVKSIAETVRLPYFDAAKIICALHGEGLVELAPGAARPAAAPDVAAHKPVADPVPQGFFDRMVHGLAEVSGPIASVVVRDQIAALGATAEAFPKSRIVELVESVSQVIPDKRLKVRFQQRMSDEIRTLKAPPNNNSFTL